Below is a genomic region from Rhinolophus sinicus isolate RSC01 linkage group LG11, ASM3656204v1, whole genome shotgun sequence.
TTACAGATCTCTGATATAGTCCAGACAGTAATTTATTGACACCTCCTaatgacaataattaaaacatatattttgtacataaaataatacttctATTTTCCACAGCAAGAGACTACATctcatttatccaaagaaaatatcaATTCATTAAGTTACAGGAGtccaaaatattttcctacttACCCCATTGTTTGAGTTTTAGaatttaggtgtgttttttttttggggggggggaggagttCCTTGTCTCTTTAGAGAGAGATTCAATGTATTTAAAGGACACTTACTAATCAGAAGGGTTCCCTCAAGAGACCCTCCTGAGTGGAGTCATTCTTGAGGTAGCAGCACAGAGCAGACTCTGAAACCATCTACAAGGTTCTCCAATTAACTTCTAGGTGAGAGAATGGATTTTAAAGAAGCCATGCCTCAAGATAATGTCCATTCATTCCGTCAGTCTACTAAATTCGTAGGCTGATCCCTGTTAGAAACTAAAAAGGgtacaataaaaagagaaaacacccTCTCTACCCTTCAGGCAGTTAGTCAGGAGTCAGAAAGGGGAAGTGAAAGAGCAGAGCTTATTGGAGGGTGTTTCCAGTCTTACCTCCTGGCTTCTGGGAAAGCTGAGAGTTGGTATGTGGGCCCCATACTCCCACTCAGCTAGGGAATGGATTTTTCCTTTcacagaaaaaatggaaagaggtcAGCTAACTTGATGAGCTAGACCTCCAGTCCACGGACCTATCCAAAGTCCTCTGCAGCCTGTTTCCTGCATTACTGAAGTGCCAGGTGGCATTTCAAAGTCTCCACCTGGCTGCCAGGAGCAACATCTCAAACACTACACCTTTCCGGACTGTCCCCTCCCCCCTATTAATCAAACCTGCTCTCCATGTCATTCTGTCAGATGCTGCTGCCCACTGGCCACTGTGATAACAaatttccccgaaaagaagaccgggtcttatattaatttttgctccattagggcttattttcaggggatgtcttattttttcatgtacaacaatctacatttattccaatacagttatgtcatcttcttctggaacatggtcataatgtactaaatgtatCCGTcgggctgagatcttaactggggcttattttcggggtaggtcttattttcgggcaaacacggtaCACTTGGGCTTTGCAGGATCACAGTGTGATGTAGCAGGAAGAACATGGGATTGTGGTCCTCAGATTCCAGATCCAGTTCGGCTCCCAACAGGCAGAATGACCTCAAGCGAAACACTtttgctctctgagcctcagtgttctcatttgtaaaatgatgagGTTGAAAGGATCCAGAAAGTTCCTTCCCGCTTTCGTTCTTTTCTGTGATTCTTGTTTCGCATTTTATTCTCTTCAACGGTGAGAATTTCAGTTGCTGTTTTATGTACTCAGGGGCCACATTTGGAGATTAAGGCTTAATTACTTACTGTGCTGACAAAGGGGGCGGATGTCTGTGTGGGGGAGCTCCCATCTGAGGTGCTGGGCTCAGAAACTCAGCCCCTGGCTACTGCACCAAACGCAGTTTctatttttagcattttctaCAGTGACACCTTCTGGCCACAGAAGgcccagaagaaagaaaagggtagGCTCCAACTATCCAGGAGAGACAGAGGATACTATCCAGGAGAGACAGAGGATACTATCCAGGAGAGACAGAGGATACTATCCAGGAGAGACAGAGGATATTATCCAGGAGAGACAGAGGATACTATCCAGCTGCTCTGCCTTCTTCAACCCCATCCGACCTCGAGCCCTGTCTTCAAACCCTGTTAGAAAGACTTGGgttgaattgttttcatttctatttcattggATTCTATGTCCCAGCTCGCATATCCTTTAATATAAAtcctttttcatttaaagaatgCTCTGAAATTTATGAAGGGCTGTCTCACACATTACATCATTTAATACTCTCTAGTTCTTCCCTCGGTCTAAGATATTCTCAAATGTTGTTTTTGGACCAGATCTCAGAATGCTAAGGCTACGGGGAGACCCAGCACACCAAAGGCAAGATATCTAGGATCATATTTTCACTGATGCACAGTGGGAGTTGAGACAAATCATTTAAACTCTCTTGGCCTCAACTTTCCCAAACAAAGAGCAAGAAGTTTAGCCCAAAAGATCTTTCCTTCTCAAAGACTCTTCCATGTTCATCTTAAAACATATTCCTCTCTCAAAAACCGAGTCTTCCAAAATAAGGTTAAATGTTCCCTCTatagcaatggttctcaaatttaaCATTTCAATTACCTGGGGAACATTAAAAGTTACTATTATACTAATGTTTGGGTTCCACTCACCTGAGATTCTAATTCAATTACTCTGGAGTGTGGTCTGGGCTTCCGGAGTTTTCAAAGCATCCCAGGTGGTTCTAATGGGCAGCCCAATGTGGAAAGCACTGCGCTGGGATCCACCATGGATCCTGTGGGATTTTCATAGGAGAACCCTATTATCTGgaattttttccttccctctcaagCTTCCCCTAATAGGCAGACAGATGGGCTTTTCCAACAGTCAGACTCTTCTCCGTGTCCCTGTGGTCTATCCTTATTCTCATACTAGCCAAGAGAACTACCTTCTCCCACCATGTTGCAAAGGCACATGAGGCAAATATTGAAATGGGGCTAGAGAGACTTGCTactaatacacagaaaaataaagactacaaaatTGCTTAGTATATTcatactaacaacaacaaaaatatgttcaCCTTTATCCTTTGATAGAGGCTAAAGACCAGCAAAGTAAACAGGGAGGTGTTCCAAGGGCAAGCACAGCTTTGCTGTGACAGAAGGGTTTATACATAACAAAGCTCAAAGGGTTTTAGAGGCACTCCCTTACTGACTTCATCTGCGGGCACTGTCAGTTTCCAAATGTTGTCACTGCAAGTAAGTGATGTATGCATTCATCTTTTATTAATCACTGACTTTAACATTCAAATAAATGCCAGCAGTTCACCAAGGAAATAGGATAATCGCAAGAAGTTGGGGCATAATTATAGTTGGTATAATGTTCTACAATGAGGCCTTGATTTTATCAACCTAAGACTAAGCTCCATTAATCAGTGCACTGAGAACCAAGTGAGCTATTTTCTCTGTCATCCACCCAGCGTGGCTTctgggagaagcaggaagaacCCCTGGCTCGAGCCTGAATAATAAGGACATAAGGGAATTCCAGTCCTAGATTTGGGATTAGAGAACAATCCTCAAGACCTTTAAACTTTATTTATCCAGGTACCTaacaaaaatgtttcattatgAAACAGTTTTTAGGAATCtctgtataaaaagaaaaatcagaaaaggtgCCTGACTTCAAGAAGCTCAGAGTCTAATGGAGAAAACGTACAAGTCCTTGCAGTCCTACTTAGAGTCCTCTGTCCCATCCCAGACTGAGTTCTGATTCTGATTCTGGTCTCTCTAACCACCACCTCCTGCCACAACCTGACCCACCTATTCCATAGGGAGGGACAACCTGACCTGGGTGGGTGAGTTTGTCCTACTGGGGCTCTCTAGTGACAGGCAGACCCAGGCTGGACTCTTCGTCCTGTTTGGGACCGCCTATCTGCTGACCCTGCTGGCCAACGGGCTCATCCTGCTCCTGGTCGGACTGGACGCCCGCCTGCATCTGCCCGTGTGCTTCTTCCTTTGCAACCTCTCGGTGGTGGACATCTGCTACACCTCCTGTGCGGTCCCCCAGATGCTGGTGCACTTCCTGCTGGAGAAGAAGACCATCTCCTTTGCCTGATGTGCAACCCAGGTCTTCTCCTCGCTGGCCTTGGGGGGGACCGAGTTCCTACTGCTGGCCTCAATGGCCTTTGACCGCTACGTGACCACCTGTGACCCACAGAACAGCATGTACGTTGTGTAACCACTGTGTAGAAAGACACAGGGATAACAGCTAATAAGCTAGTTGGTTAGTTAGCTACTGGTATGTACATAAGTTAGTTGACTGGTTAGTTAGGCATTAGTGGCTTTCTCCTATAGAATAAAATATCTCTAGGACAGACAAAAAACTGGTAAAAATGCCACAGAGGGGGACAAGACGGAGATTTTTATATACATTCTTCagtacattttgaatttttaaccaTGCGAAGGTATcacctattaaaaaataaaagtttaaaataaaaatgtagaatagTTTGCCCCAAAATTATAGTTCATGATTGTGCATCCACTTAGCAACATACACCCTAATTGGTTGGGAAATTATTTTCACTCTCAGAGATTAAAATTTCTCCCTATCAAGAACCCAGTTGTAAGTTAGTCTCTGAAATTTGCACATTGACGACTTTTAGCAAAAACTTTAAAGCCTGCCTTACTGCCAGCCAACTCTAATTAAAATCTtctacaaaattatttctaaaaatgtctgGCATAGTAATTGGAGCaagctattttaaaacatatttaaacataagATTTATTCGGgtgattctttttcttaaaaaaaaaaaaaaagaggttaaatAGTTTTTACACACAAACCAAGTGAAATTCATGAGTCTTTATCAGAACAAAAAGTACATGTTTATTCAATTCCCATGTGACTTTGTGACATTtgcttgataaaaaaaaaagttccagagaTAAAGTGACAATGCAGACAACCATAACGTGTGATTCTAATGGAAGAATAAACATGGGAAAAGTCTGGCTGCCGCCTAGActtcagagaggagaaaaatcaaaggccAAACAATTGAAATCTGTACTAGTGAGAAAAGAGGTGGGTTGATGTAAAGAAACCTTCCAGTAgctgtaataaaattaaaaccaaaaaatccAAGTTTAGCGAGGAAAGGAATCTCCACAGAAGGAAGGGCCATTAGACATCCCAGCCCTGGCCACTGTCCACCACAAGTACTGTTCCTAGGTTGTAACCATTACATTGTCCTCACGAAGGTTGCTGTTGCCCATCCACACCCTAGACACATGTTCTCTTAAAACCCCAGGAGGCTGACAGGATAAGACAGTACACTTAATCAAGACTTTTTCACTGAAGGCTTCTACACAACACACAGGACACAAAACAGAGACTAGCACAGAATTTTATAGTCTGACCTTCTGGACAATACTGGATCCTTGGGACACATGTGGCCCCATTTTAATAGTGTCGCAAGGATGGTATTGTGCTCAGACAGTTCCCAGATTTTACTCTCCTTCCCGACGGAGGAACCCCACGGCATGATCCAGTGGATGTCTGCCTGTGTCTGAAGCCATTTCCATGTAAGCAGGGGGTGGTTCTGTCATCCTCCCCTGACCATGCCACTTAGGCAACCCAGAAGCCCCGAGCCCACAGAAGTAGCTGCCTGAACACCCCTCGAAGCCTGAGGTTGCTGAAGATGAGGATAAAGGGATGGACAGACGTGCACAGGAAGATTAAAATTTGCCACGGCCAGTACCAGTCACTCCTTAAGGAGAAGTAGCCTGAAGCAGTAATCATCAGAGACCCAAAGGACAGGGCATAAAGAACGAGGAAGGAGACGAGTGACCTCAGAGCTTTGGTGTGAGCCTGGGTGCTGGGGTCCTGCAGGCCGTGAGCGTTGCTCTGCATGGTCCGCTTGTGTCTCCTCAGAGAATTAATCAACAGCATCATGAAGACCAGAAAAACAGAGTAAGGGATCGATAGCGTGACCACTTTCAGGGGCAGGAAGTAGTGAATCTCCAGCTCTTTGTTCCACTCCCTGTAGGTCATGTTCCCCGCAGTGTTTCTTAATAGGAAACCTTGATGCACAGCACGGTTCCCCCAAAAGAAGAGCAGGGTGACGATGGAGGACATCAGGAGGGAGCCCAGCAGGAGCCAGGGCACTGACCCTGGGAACCTCCACTTCAGCCAGAGGAAGGTGGGGTGGGTGAAGGTAGCGATCTTCACGCAGAAGAGGACACTGAGCCAGGTGCCAAACCAGAAGGTGGCCGAGTTCAGGAAGTCCCAGTGGAGCCCGAACAGCTGCCGCACAAGACCCCGGTTGTAGCTCTCCAAGTGAAGGAAGTAGTAGAGGTCGTGCACCATTCCGACCCACTGCAGGAAGAAGCGCGAGGCGCCCAAGCTGATGAGGATCATGTCCGAGGGGAGCAACCTGCCACGCCGCCTCCAGTCTCTGCCCAGCACCAGCACAATGAAGCCATTGGCCAGGATGCCCAGGAaacacagcaaaacaaagagcagCATCAAGAGGGCTGAGATTGCTGGATGCATTGTGGCACCTTGTTCCCCGgcctcccccctacccccactcACACTCCCTCTTTTGATGTCTCCTGGGTGTGTGAAGAATGATCCGGGTCTGCATCTGAGCCAGAGCTCACTTAGAAGGAGGATGCTTGCTCAGGCAATGGAGGAACGGTGAGTTTGGCTCAGCAACGATGCAAATTTCCCCCGGGCTCAATTACCACTGGGCCTACCAACTGCCCCTAATTTGCCTTCTTTGCTTTTTCCTGCATGCTGCCATGGTTAATATTAACATAGAGGGCTTTTCAGGGAATCTGTGACTGAGTTCCATCTTTATTATTCCACCCATGGGCCCTGTAAACACACCTCTCCCCATCAGACCATTCTCAAGACGTTAAGTATATAGACAAGTATAGAGACGCACTCACATGGCCAAGATCTACGCCAAATAGTGATGCTAGAGAAGTCTGTCTCCAGCTGAGCTTCCCTGTCACACATCCGCCCTCACCTAGCAGCTGTCATCCCCTTCAAGGTCAGATACCTTGGTCTGCCTTTCTGTCGAACCTCTTCCTAAATCCTTCATGGCCCCTGAGCTGTAAATGATTAACAATGGTTTAAACTGGTTTTATGTTTCCAGTGAGAGAATTCATTTCCATGTGGTTGTGGGACTGAGGGAAACTGCTTCTTGCTGAATATTAGTTGAAGGCCAACCTCAGGTCCCAGTGGCCACCCCCAGTCTTTGCCAAGTGGGCTGTTTCAACATGGCGGCTCAAGTAGAGAGAGTGGACTAGCAAGATGGAGTCTTAAATATCACAACGTAATCAAGGGACTGATATCCTATCACCTTTCCCATATTCTATTGGCTAGAAGCAAGTCACACTACCCACATGTACTCAAAGGGAGGGGGTTACACAAAGGTGAGCATATCAGTGGTGGAGGACTTGGGGGGACCAACTTAGCATCTGTCTGCCACACTGAGATACCATAATTTACAAGGCATATATAAGTCCTGTCCTCTGACACCAACATTAAAAAGAGTTCCCTATGAGAccatgctgaaaaataaaaacattctcttGAATGAAAATCGATTCAAGTTAATCCATAGTCAAATGTGTTCTGCTCAATACTTCAAATTTGTCCTTTCTCCACATTTGTTTAAAACCTTTTTTATGTTCATGCATCCTTTTGGGTTGTGAGTTTGTCATGAAAGAGTCAATTAATCAGTCGTACAAACAATGTGAAAGTTGTTACCACCATAGTATCAATgtataactattaaaattaatactcCCTAATGAAAAGAGAGATCCCATTGACTTTGGGTAAATAtgtacatttctctctctcagatATCTGCTTCCCATAAaattttcacattcattcattcactcaacaggtatttattgagtatatatatatatatatatatatatatatatttgtgtgtgtgtgtacagggcACCTATTCTCATCACTGGGGATAGAGCAGTGAACCAAAGAGGTGGGATCCCTGCTTAGGGAAGTTGCAGTCCAATGGAAGGTAACTACAATAAGCAAACACATGGACAGGACACTTTCACATGGTAACCAGTGTTCTGAAGAAAACGGAAGAGTAAGATTGATGGAGAATGACCAGAGGGAAAGGTTGGACCTACAGCTCCGTTAGACCTCTAGGCTGGAGAAGGCTTTCTCAGGGGTGATGAGGCCTGAGCAGCCTGAACAAATAGAGCCTTTGCCATGTATCACTGGCTGTATTCATAATATTATCACATCATGCTTTTATTAACTCTCTTCCACCATTTATTCTACCTTTATTCAGCAAGGGTTCCTTCTCCTGCGAGAGAATAAGAACTCCAGCAGACCACGtgacttttcttttcactcttatCAAATAGGTCATCTCAAGATCACTTCAATTCACAAACCAGCCTCAAACTGAAACTGGACATTGCAGTCCAATATACGAACATTACCTAACGAGATAACTGCAGCTTCAAGCCCTCTGAGATGGCTAACGCAGAGGGAGAATGGGAAAGGCGCGGGAAAGATCTTACATGGACGAGAACCAAAGTAATCTGGCTTTGTGCTTTCCAGGCCTGGCAGATGTTTATACTGACTCTCTTTCTCATGGGAAATGTTCAGGGATCTGAAAGTCCCTGCTGAGCCTACTCTCCTGAAATTCCCTTTGATGGGAAGGAAGCATCTTTATTTTGAGTGATCCCTCGGGATTCCTTCATCAGCCCCTAGGCATTCACCACCTAATTGTTGCTGCTGGAGTTTCCACACTCCGCGAGGCAGCCCTAGTAGTCAGATCTCAAGACAAGTCATGCACACGCCATGCGTTCTCTCTTGTGGTTCACAGTGGGCCCCCAACCCAGCCCCCACAGTCCTCATGTAGCCACGTTCTCCTGACTCTACGCCAACCTTAGCTGGTCGGTCTGTCTATCATTCTCTTAATCGCCCAGGCAGGATCAAGC
It encodes:
- the TAS2R41 gene encoding taste receptor type 2 member 41 yields the protein MHPAISALLMLLFVLLCFLGILANGFIVLVLGRDWRRRGRLLPSDMILISLGASRFFLQWVGMVHDLYYFLHLESYNRGLVRQLFGLHWDFLNSATFWFGTWLSVLFCVKIATFTHPTFLWLKWRFPGSVPWLLLGSLLMSSIVTLLFFWGNRAVHQGFLLRNTAGNMTYREWNKELEIHYFLPLKVVTLSIPYSVFLVFMMLLINSLRRHKRTMQSNAHGLQDPSTQAHTKALRSLVSFLVLYALSFGSLMITASGYFSLRSDWYWPWQILIFLCTSVHPFILIFSNLRLRGVFRQLLLWARGFWVA